TGGACCGGAAGGCCTTCCCATGATATGGCTATATAGCCCGTTGGGCCGGAAAGCTCTTCATCAAGGCCCGGTAGAAACAGATTACAACGGGAGGGGATGGACTGGACCACGTAGTACTGACTGTACACTGTACACAGGTTGACAGTTGGAGCAGCTCAGCTCTCAATCCCCGCCGGCGCCGCCCCACGATCGTTGTCTCCTCCGGCAGACCGCGATTTCTTCTTCGTTTGGGAATCAACGTTATATATTTTGTTcagaaatttattcaaatttggaaggacaaaaaaaaaaaaactgtgcaAACTATACGAACTTAAGGGTTCTAGGTAGCCGTCCTCACCCTAGCTCTCCCACTGTCTCCGCCTCTGTGCTCTTACTATGAGCCCACCCAAGGATCGTTTAGCTGCACTCTAATTCACCACAATCTACATAGATTGCAAGAGATTAAGGACTTGTTTGACTACATTTTAATCTGCTTTCATCGATCACTTTCATGACCATGTGCATATGTGCATATATATGGGTGAGTCAAGGGTGCTGccaaattaattaaataagtCGTAAAGTAGAAAATAGTTTTCATGTCAATCCCTACAAACAATAACCTACGTGGATTGGGCCAGAGAAATCCTTAGCTGTTGTTGGAACTGTATTCAAAATCAAGTAATCTGGAGCTATTACTACGTCTCGACACTGCAGACAGGTGCGTGGATGCATGGTGTACAACAGATGATACGCTATCTATACTAGGCTTGTAGCTTGTTCCTTCCTTGTCCTCGATCCATCTTCCTTGTACGCAAGTCGTACTAGCTAGATCGGCAGTCGATCCGCCCATGCATCTACGTTGGTGGCCGCCGCCGGCCGGCGATGCATGCTCTCATGCTGCCATGCACGCATGAGagtaatataaataaataaatcccCCGGTCGACGCCAGCCGCCGCCGCTCTGGTCCGCCGGTCACAGCATCTCCGCGCTGTTGGTCTCGTACATGACGTTCCACGAGTCCAGCGTGGGGAAgcacggctgctgctgctggagctggTGCTGACGAAGCGCCGACGCCTCGTCGGCCGCCGGCAGCAGCTGCGGgttcccggcggcggcggcgcccagcAGCGCGGCCGCGTCGAGCGTCGCGGTCGCCTGCATCTGGAGCATCATCACCTCCACTCCGGACACGTCATCGCCGGCCGACGACGCGTCCGCCTGCACGCCGGTGATCTGCTGCACCACGAGGCGGAAGTTGGCGGGGTCGGTGCTGATGTAGGTGGTGGGCGCGCGCTTGGACGCCCGCGACTGGCGCTTCCCCGCGCGCGCTCCCGCCGGCGGCGaggagcggcggcgcggcgagtCGGACACCAGCACGGAGTCGCAGCAGGTGGCGGCGACGGCGTGCGGTGGCACCGGAGGCGGAACGTAGTAGGGCGACGGGAGGTCGGTGAGGGCGCTGAGCAGGGGCgagtggtggtggtgggagagggaggaggaagaggaggaggcggaggcggaggagtcGGGcgacatggtggtggtggtggagaagtgGAGCGCCCGCGCGATGGCGGCGTCCGTGTAGGAGGTCGCCAGCagcgcggccggcggcggcgccaggCAGGAGATGGCGTCCATGTTGGTTGTTAGTGTTTTCTGACGTTTGGATGGACCTTGGTTTGattggtggagctgagctgagcTGAAAACGAAAGCCAGTTGCTAGTGTGAGTGCAGTACAGCGACGGGACGGGGGG
Above is a genomic segment from Miscanthus floridulus cultivar M001 chromosome 3, ASM1932011v1, whole genome shotgun sequence containing:
- the LOC136542826 gene encoding calmodulin-binding protein 25-like; the protein is MDAISCLAPPPAALLATSYTDAAIARALHFSTTTTMSPDSSASASSSSSSLSHHHHSPLLSALTDLPSPYYVPPPVPPHAVAATCCDSVLVSDSPRRRSSPPAGARAGKRQSRASKRAPTTYISTDPANFRLVVQQITGVQADASSAGDDVSGVEVMMLQMQATATLDAAALLGAAAAGNPQLLPAADEASALRQHQLQQQQPCFPTLDSWNVMYETNSAEML